One stretch of Thermanaerosceptrum fracticalcis DNA includes these proteins:
- a CDS encoding ParA family protein, which yields MGKVLVIANQKGGVAKTTTAINLGACLASLGKKVLIIDVDPQGNATSGLGINKTSTGRCIYDCLINGMPMKNIILSTQVDNLFVAPATIQLAGAEVELVSAISREMKLKKAIAPIKDDYEYIIIDCPPSLGLLTLNAMTAADSVLIPIQCEYYALEGLSQLMNTIILVKKHLNPELKIEGTVLTMFDARTNLSIQVVDEVKARPELKMFSSIIPRNVRLSEAPSHGMPIILYDPKSKGAEQYQELAKEVIERE from the coding sequence ATGGGTAAGGTTCTTGTTATTGCCAATCAAAAAGGTGGTGTGGCTAAAACGACTACAGCCATCAACCTTGGTGCTTGCCTGGCTTCCTTAGGTAAAAAAGTACTTATCATCGATGTTGACCCTCAGGGTAATGCCACTAGTGGACTGGGTATCAACAAGACCAGCACGGGCCGTTGTATTTACGATTGTCTTATTAATGGCATGCCAATGAAGAACATCATTCTCTCAACTCAAGTAGATAATCTTTTTGTCGCACCGGCTACCATACAGCTGGCAGGCGCTGAAGTGGAGCTGGTTTCCGCCATCTCCAGGGAAATGAAACTGAAAAAAGCTATTGCCCCTATCAAAGATGATTATGAATATATTATCATTGACTGTCCCCCCTCTCTGGGTTTATTGACCCTTAATGCCATGACAGCGGCTGACAGTGTGCTTATTCCCATTCAGTGTGAGTATTATGCTCTGGAAGGTTTAAGCCAGTTAATGAATACCATCATTTTGGTAAAAAAACACCTAAATCCAGAATTGAAAATTGAGGGAACAGTTTTAACCATGTTTGACGCCCGTACAAATTTGTCCATACAGGTGGTAGATGAGGTTAAAGCCCGCCCGGAACTAAAAATGTTTAGTTCCATTATCCCGCGAAATGTACGTCTCAGTGAGGCGCCCAGCCACGGCATGCCTATTATTCTTTATGATCCCAAGTCCAAAGGAGCTGAACAGTACCAAGAGCTTGCGAAAGAGGTGATCGAACGTGAATAA
- the noc gene encoding nucleoid occlusion protein: MRESLTKLLGINSNHIEEKNDQVREISISNIKANPFQPRKIFDPVQLEDLAKSIKEYGVIQPIIVRRVDNHYELVAGERRLRASQSIGKKTIPAIIRNLSDREIAEMALIENLQREDLNFFEEAEGYHRLIQDFGLTQEEIAKRVGKSQSTIANKLRLLKLPEMVRNNISTEVITERHARALLKLPDAATQLAALKEIYEKELNVRETDALVEKILEDKNIANTNTERGQKIVRIFKDMRIYLNTIRTAVTTIQEAGLAAKMTEKNHEDYIEVVIQIPKIKN, encoded by the coding sequence GTGAGAGAATCTCTTACAAAACTTCTCGGAATTAATAGTAATCATATAGAAGAAAAGAATGATCAGGTGCGGGAGATCAGTATTTCCAATATAAAGGCCAATCCCTTTCAACCCCGCAAAATTTTTGATCCAGTCCAGTTGGAAGATCTGGCCAAGTCCATTAAGGAATACGGTGTGATTCAGCCCATTATTGTCCGGCGTGTGGACAACCATTATGAATTGGTGGCCGGAGAAAGACGTCTGCGCGCTTCACAAAGTATCGGCAAAAAAACCATTCCCGCTATTATCCGGAACTTAAGCGACCGGGAAATTGCCGAAATGGCTTTAATTGAGAATCTCCAAAGAGAAGACCTCAACTTTTTTGAAGAAGCCGAAGGTTATCACCGGTTAATACAGGATTTTGGTCTCACTCAGGAAGAAATAGCTAAAAGAGTGGGCAAGAGCCAGTCCACTATTGCCAACAAATTGAGATTATTGAAGCTTCCTGAGATGGTAAGAAATAATATCTCTACAGAAGTGATTACTGAAAGGCATGCCCGGGCCTTGCTGAAACTCCCTGATGCCGCTACACAGCTGGCAGCCTTAAAAGAAATATATGAGAAAGAACTGAATGTAAGGGAAACCGATGCTTTAGTGGAAAAAATTCTTGAGGATAAGAATATAGCCAACACAAACACGGAAAGAGGACAAAAAATCGTTCGTATTTTTAAGGATATGCGGATTTATCTCAACACTATACGTACGGCAGTCACCACCATCCAAGAAGCGGGTCTTGCCGCCAAAATGACCGAAAAAAACCATGAAGACTACATTGAAGTGGTTATTCAAATTCCTAAAATAAAAAATTAA
- the rsmG gene encoding 16S rRNA (guanine(527)-N(7))-methyltransferase RsmG yields MKKDFLKELLEKSEIYPTAEQLEKFAVFQEELREWNQKFNLTAIEEEEEIIIKHFYDSLLGMKITGWQSRSRLLDLGTGAGFPGIPLKIINPDLQVTLVDSLQKRIGFLDHLIQKLQLTGTQAVHGRAEEMGQNKEYREKFDYVVSRAVAKLSVLSEYCLPFVKPGGKFLAYKGPEGLEEYNGAKKAIQELGGNLYEMKDFVLPKQESKRLIIVIQKTAPTPGRFPRRPGIPAKKPLE; encoded by the coding sequence GTGAAAAAAGATTTTTTAAAAGAACTTCTAGAGAAAAGTGAAATTTACCCCACAGCAGAACAACTGGAGAAATTTGCGGTTTTCCAGGAGGAATTACGAGAGTGGAACCAAAAGTTCAACCTCACCGCCATCGAAGAAGAAGAGGAGATCATCATCAAACACTTTTATGATTCCTTGTTAGGGATGAAGATTACCGGATGGCAATCCCGAAGCAGGCTTCTTGATTTGGGTACGGGAGCAGGATTTCCCGGCATACCACTGAAGATTATTAACCCAGATTTGCAAGTTACCCTTGTAGATTCTTTGCAAAAACGCATTGGTTTTTTAGATCATCTTATACAAAAATTACAGCTTACGGGAACACAGGCTGTTCATGGCCGCGCAGAGGAAATGGGGCAAAACAAGGAATACAGGGAAAAGTTTGATTATGTGGTTTCCAGGGCAGTGGCTAAATTATCTGTTCTGAGCGAATACTGTCTGCCCTTTGTGAAACCAGGTGGTAAATTTCTTGCCTATAAAGGTCCGGAGGGACTTGAGGAATATAATGGAGCAAAAAAGGCCATTCAAGAATTAGGCGGTAATCTTTATGAGATGAAGGATTTTGTTTTACCAAAGCAGGAAAGTAAAAGGCTCATTATCGTTATCCAAAAGACTGCACCTACCCCTGGCCGGTTTCCCAGACGGCCGGGAATACCGGCGAAAAAACCTCTCGAATAA